CCACGTCGTAAGTGAACGCCGTCCCGACGCTGGCGATCAGCGCCCTCCTGGTGATTCTTCTGGGCGTGTTCGTGCTGAGCGTCTGGAAGACCGCGCGGGGCTTGCCGACTCGCCGCTGGAAGCGCCCCGCATGGTGGGCTTTCCCCGCAGTCGTGCTCATCGGTATCGGCTGCGTCACCTGGTTCGTCGGAGCCCTGTCCGGTGGCCTCGACGTCGGGGAGGCGTGCGCGGCTCGTGGCGTGCCGTACGACAAGAAATACCGGGCTGAACACTGGCGTGAGCCATCACGCTGGTTCCCTCTGCACAACAAGTGCAACGCTCAGCACGACTTGGTGCCCGCCTTCGTCAACCCCACGCTCGTCGCCGTCGCCGTGCTGCTCCCCTGCTGTGTCGCCGGGCAGTTGCGGCGTCGGCCCTCGAAAGGAACAAGCGTGAGATACGGCATTGACAGTCGGTCACCGGCGGGCTGACACCTCCGTACCAAGACCCGCCTTGGCGAGCAACCAAAGGGAATCAACGACATCCGACTGAGCTTGATCTTGGTCGGGGCATCGGGACGCAGCCAGTTGGCCACATCCACAGTCGGCACCAGCCGTCCCTCGGCGAGCTTCAGCTGCGGCGGTGCGGCCAGCAGCCGCCCGGGCCGAGCGGTGTCGATGGGGTTGTCTTTAGTCGGTCGCCGGGTCCAGGGAAATGGGGGCGTCCTCGTAAAAGGGCACCTCGTAGACCACCGATACGCAGCAGCAGTGCTCCGGCTCCGTATGGACGTAGCGCACGATGTGTTCCACCGTGGCGTCCCGCGGGCGCGAACACCGTCCCCGAGCCACCCCCTCCCGGGACGCGGCGAGCCGGGCCGGCTTGCGGCCCCGCAGCCATGCCTCGCGTTCCGGTCTGTCGGTCACGGCGAGCCCGAGCCCGACGGGGAAGCGACTGACCGCATACACGACGAGATCTTCTCGCCCGACCGTGGCGAAGTGCAGCTGACGGTCGGCCAGGGAGCACGCACTGCGGCCATGGACCCGACCGCAGTGCGGGCAGGGGCCGTCATCGAGAACGACGGTCCCCGGGTCGGCGTCCAGCAACTGTCCCAGGAGCAGCCGCAGCCCCGCGCGGACCATCAGGAGACGCTCTCCTTCCAGACCCGCCGACTGCGCGGTGAGGCGGGCCCGTTCGTCGGGGGCAAGCCCTTCACGCAGGGCTCGACGCTCTTCCGGCGTCAGCGTGGACAACACGAGGGTGCGCAGTGCGACGTAGCCGATCTCGCTGTCGGACCGCGCGCGGCCGAGATCGAGCGGTGGCGCGGGCAACGGAGTGCGCCGCTTACCCCAGCCGCCATCGGGATTGGTCGCCGGAACGATGGGAAAAGACGCGGGCAGGGGCACGTGATCGGGCACCGCGGGTTCCATCAGGTCCCTCCCTCCCCCGGTGTCAGGCGCCGGTCCGCCCGTCGACGAGCTCACGTACGACGTCGAGGTGGCCGTTATGACGGGACGTCTCCTCGATGAGGTGGAGGATCACCCACCGGAGGTCGACGTGGCGGCCGTCGCTGATGGGACGCTTGGCCGTCGAGTCCAGGTCGTGTTCGGCCACCAGGCGACGGCAGCGGGCGCTCTGCTCCTCGTACTCGGCGAGAAGCTGGGGCAACGGTATATCGACCGCTGTCCGCATCTCCGGGTCGGGATCATCGTCGGTCGCCTCGGCGAGCGGCCCCGCGAGCTCCTCGCCCAAAAACATCACGTGGAACCAGTAGTACTCGACCCACCGCAGATGGCTGATCAACCCGCACAACGTCATCAGCGGCGAACCCGGGAGCGGGGCCTTGCAGGCGTCTTCGGCGGACACTCCCGCGCACTTGGCGCGCGCGGTGTCGCGGGCGTAATCCAGGAAGGTGACCAGTTGCGTGCGCTCGTCCCACGCAGGAGGCGTGTCGGTTCGTTGAGTCATCGCCAGGAGTTTCCCGCAGCTTGGAAGGAGTGTCGACCCAATTGATCGGACGGAGGACGGATCCCAGCAGGCGCTGCTGCGCGGGCGGTTCGAGGAGGTCCTTCAGCACCCCTCACGCTGCATCGTGCTGTTCCCGGCCAGCGTGCCCGCGATCCTGCGGGGCTCCTGGAGTTCACTGGGACCGACCAGATCCTGCGGATCTACGGCACCGTCCCCGACGCACAAGCCGCCTGGCCACGCACAACCTGAGAACACACAAGCGTCCCGCTGCGACTGCCCGTTCGGGTGGCCGGAGTCCGCTGCCCCGCAGGGGGGTGCCGCTTGCGGCCCCGGCCATCGTCCTTGCGTCGCTGCGGAGTTGGTGCGCGCTCCCGCTCGCCCCACGGCCACAGGGACGATCCCGCGCGAGGGCGTGTCCCGGAGGGGGAGACGCGGATCCTCGTGCCTGCGGCCGCCGGCTATCGCCGACCGAGCGCGGCGGCCGCCACTCCCCACTGTCCCAGCCGCCCGGGGCCCCGCGCCCTGAGCGGTGCTGCCTGGCTGAGTTTCGTTCACCGCGCCCGTCACACCTGACGCGTACTCACAGCGCTGCCACGGCCAGCGCGCAGGCCACCACGACCACCGCCACCGGCAGCATCACCACCCGTACCCGGCTCATCCACTGCGGCCGTTCGACGTCAGCCGCGACCACGTGATCGGTACATCCCGCCAGGCCTGCTTCCGCACCGCCGGCGTTCCCGTCGTCTTGAGGCTCAAGCCAGTAGGCGCCCGTCAGCCGGGCGTAGGCCACCGCTGTCCGGTCTGATCCCATGCCGTCCGTCATGCCACCTTCAACGAACGAGCGGCAGGACAGATGCGACAGGGCCCGGATCCGTGTGGATCCGGGCCCTGCATCGCAGTAGCGGGGACAGGATTTGAACCTGCGACCTCTGGGTTATGAGCCCAGCGAGCTACCGAGCTGCTCCACCCCGCGCCGGTGATCGCCACCTTACGCCATCACCACCCCGGTGAAGACCACTCCGGTGATTGAGTGGCCTAGCTTGTCGGGATCTCAGGTATGGACTCTCAGCGGCAGCTGCATGCCCGGACGTCGGGATTTCGGTGATCCGCTGCCGCACGAGGAGTGGGACTGTCCCTTCGGCGCCGAGCCCGCCCGCGGGCTCAGGTGAGGGCGGCCGCCAGGCAGGCGAAGGCGGCGACGATGACAGCGATGCGGACGTAGTGCCAGCGGTCCCAGCGCTTCATCTGCTCCTTGTAGTCGGCCGGCCGGCTGCCCTCGGTCCACGTCTTGACTCGGTTGTTGATCGGGACGAGCACCATAATCGACATCAGCACGCTGGCGATCAGCAGCGCGGCGGCGGTCACGACGAGGCCGGTGCCCTCGTCGTCCCATCCGGCGACGGCCCAGACCCCGACGAGGACGAGAGAGCCGATATACCAGAACGGCATCACGGCCCCGCCCACTCGGGCGCCGTGGACGCGGCCTCGTAGGCCGTTGTCGCCTGGGAGTGCGTTGAGGATCGGGTTGATGAAGAAGGGGACGGCGAACTCCACCCCTACCATCACGCCGACGACCACGATGGTGACGACCTCGAGCGCATTGAGCATGATGACCCCTCCTGGGATCTAGCATCGCTAGGTAATGAAGCAACGCTATCACTGCAGTCGCTCGAATATCTAGCGGTGCTAGGATCAAATCATGTCGGTACAAGAACGCAAGCAGCGCGAACGGGCGGAGCGCGAGCGCCTCATCGTGGCCACCGCCCGCGAACTCGCCGAGCAACAGGGCTGGGACGCGGTCACCACCCGCCGGCTCGCCGAACGCATCGAATACAGCCAGCCCGTCCTTTACAGCCACTTCCGCGGCAAGCGCGAGATCATCGGTGCCGTCGCTCTGCAGGGCGCTACCGAGATGGCCGCGGCGATGCGGGCCGCGACCGCTGCCGCCGACGGGCCCCGCGCCCGGGTCACCGCGCTGGCCCGCGCCTACCTCGCCTTCGCCGAACGCCATCCGGCGGTCTACGACGCCCTGTTCCAGCTCGACGGCGGCCTGCCGTACGCGCAGGAGGACACCCCCGAACCGCTGAAGGACGCCTTCGCCGCGCTGCTGGAGTGCCTCAGCGAGGTCGCCGGGGACGGTGTGCGCCCTGAGCTGTTCACCGAGACGTTCTGGGCGTCCCTGCACGGACTGGCCACCCTGACCCGTGCGGGACGGCTGCCGCCGCAGGACACCGAGCGCAGGACGGAGCTGCTGGTGGAGCGGCTCGCCATGCTCTGACGCACTGTTCCGGGGCGCATATAGCCGACATCCTCGGGCCCCGCCGCCTGCCTGCGGTCGGGGCTTCCCGTCGCTCGCGCCCACACGGAGCAGCCACAGATCGCCGGCCCCGTGCCCTCGCCATATGGGCTCCGACCGCGGCGTACACCGCTGCCGAAGCCCAAATGCCCTCTGTCGCCCACCGGTTCGCAGCCCTGGCCGAACAGACCGCAGCCCTCCGTCCGCGGCCGCGGACGGAGGGCTTGGGCGTTGCCGGGCCCTGCGCTAGAAGGTCAGGTTCCAGGCGTCGATCTTGCCTGTGTCGGAGGCGGCGTTGTCGTTGACGCGCAGCTTCCAGGTGCCGTTCGCGACCTCCGAGGAGGCGTTCACGGTGTAGGTCTGGGCGATGTTGTCGGCGCTGCCGCCGGTGCGGTTGTGCAGCGCGTAGACGGTGCCGTCCGGCGCCACCAGGTCGACCTTCAGGTCGCCGATGTAGGTGTGCTTGATGTCCACACCCATCTTGAGGGTGGCCGGGGCGTTGCCGGTCACGCCGGTGACGGCGAT
Above is a window of Streptomyces sp. NBC_00490 DNA encoding:
- a CDS encoding DinB family protein encodes the protein MTQRTDTPPAWDERTQLVTFLDYARDTARAKCAGVSAEDACKAPLPGSPLMTLCGLISHLRWVEYYWFHVMFLGEELAGPLAEATDDDPDPEMRTAVDIPLPQLLAEYEEQSARCRRLVAEHDLDSTAKRPISDGRHVDLRWVILHLIEETSRHNGHLDVVRELVDGRTGA
- a CDS encoding DUF1772 domain-containing protein; the protein is MLNALEVVTIVVVGVMVGVEFAVPFFINPILNALPGDNGLRGRVHGARVGGAVMPFWYIGSLVLVGVWAVAGWDDEGTGLVVTAAALLIASVLMSIMVLVPINNRVKTWTEGSRPADYKEQMKRWDRWHYVRIAVIVAAFACLAAALT
- a CDS encoding TetR/AcrR family transcriptional regulator, encoding MSVQERKQRERAERERLIVATARELAEQQGWDAVTTRRLAERIEYSQPVLYSHFRGKREIIGAVALQGATEMAAAMRAATAAADGPRARVTALARAYLAFAERHPAVYDALFQLDGGLPYAQEDTPEPLKDAFAALLECLSEVAGDGVRPELFTETFWASLHGLATLTRAGRLPPQDTERRTELLVERLAML